From the genome of Candidatus Promineifilum breve, one region includes:
- a CDS encoding PQQ-dependent sugar dehydrogenase: MMTTATKTRLLAPLLLLLLLTGRLAAVAPPPGEVAQSSVIDLPVVIGRPALSLTPVGEGFTKVTAITHAGDARLFVAELAGVIKVMQPDGHISVFLDITDRVLSTGGEYGLFDLAFHPGYSDPASPGFGFFYVIYTTGWDDGEERDVDYILARFRVGSDANAADAGSETRLLVEGQHSTVHKGGALEFDPRNARLYASLGDDSGYLVAQQEDSYKGKIIRLDVNQVPQAIAGDARVFARPEIVASGLRNPWRIALDAADNRLFIGDVGDGSWEEINLLALDGDDNYGWPCLEGSLVNGDFTEEAACRRPFTPAIYQYAHQAAPVCAVIAGRVYRPPHNPDDGRFIYGDLCSREPHALSLVGDTWQSTPLGTQPEGLFTTFGEAGDGTLYLGSFDDSKPIYRMYIP; encoded by the coding sequence ATGATGACCACCGCCACCAAAACCCGCCTCCTCGCCCCCCTACTGCTGTTGCTGCTCCTGACGGGCAGGCTGGCCGCCGTCGCGCCGCCGCCCGGAGAGGTGGCCCAATCGAGCGTGATCGATCTGCCGGTCGTCATCGGCCGCCCGGCGCTGTCGTTGACGCCCGTCGGGGAAGGCTTCACCAAGGTCACGGCCATCACCCACGCCGGTGACGCCCGCCTGTTCGTGGCCGAACTGGCCGGGGTGATCAAGGTGATGCAGCCCGACGGCCACATCTCGGTTTTTCTTGACATAACGGATCGCGTGCTGTCCACCGGCGGCGAGTACGGCCTGTTCGACCTGGCCTTCCACCCCGGCTACAGCGACCCCGCTTCGCCGGGTTTCGGCTTTTTCTACGTCATCTACACCACCGGCTGGGACGATGGGGAAGAGCGCGACGTGGATTACATCCTGGCCCGCTTCCGCGTCGGCAGCGATGCCAACGCCGCCGACGCCGGCTCCGAGACGCGGTTGCTCGTGGAAGGCCAACACTCCACCGTCCACAAAGGGGGCGCGCTGGAGTTTGATCCGCGCAACGCCCGGCTCTACGCCAGCCTGGGGGATGATTCCGGCTACCTCGTCGCCCAGCAGGAGGACAGCTACAAGGGCAAGATCATCCGCCTGGACGTGAACCAGGTTCCGCAAGCCATCGCCGGCGACGCGCGGGTTTTCGCGCGGCCGGAGATCGTGGCCTCGGGTCTGCGCAACCCGTGGCGGATCGCCCTGGACGCGGCCGACAATCGCCTGTTCATCGGCGACGTGGGCGACGGCAGCTGGGAGGAGATCAACCTGTTAGCGCTGGATGGCGACGACAATTACGGCTGGCCGTGCCTGGAGGGGTCGCTGGTCAACGGAGATTTTACCGAGGAGGCGGCGTGCCGGCGGCCATTCACGCCGGCCATCTACCAATACGCCCACCAGGCCGCCCCGGTCTGCGCCGTCATCGCCGGTCGGGTCTATCGTCCGCCCCACAATCCCGACGACGGCCGCTTCATCTATGGCGATCTGTGCTCGCGGGAGCCGCACGCGCTCAGTCTGGTGGGGGATACGTGGCAATCGACGCCGCTGGGGACGCAGCCGGAGGGTCTCTTCACCACCTTTGGCGAGGCGGGCGATGGGACGCTTTATCTTGGGTCGTTTGATGATAGTAAGCCGATCTATCGGATGTATATTCCTTAA
- a CDS encoding tetratricopeptide repeat protein has product MDAPDPSPLDFDLRLRLAADRVLRAVTLRRQAKVAVLASAALSIVAAVQPGLLPPDLIVLKDLLNVGAISSLLQDVAAGDKLTDEQIAARMAATLPLNRLDELAIGQRDLLRALTSQDTWRQQMLRLQKEDIETGARLLAAFAPLPGDLAAIQASLAQTATREQLDDLTRLIKEHVLPLQTQRVPPVPLQLPPAATHFTGRAPELAALLAALQPGRIVTLYGPGGIGKTALSAEALRALLAEQNPPPTPPEGRGAGLPLPPGEGWGEGVRLPLPLGEGWGEGVRLPLPLGEGWGEGLPPRFPGGVLFHTFYGRPAAAEAAADFARAYGLDPNPDPFAALGAALRGRVALLILDGAEEADDLHQLLARRDRCGVLITSRKRADVVDVGIEVERLPLDKALELLWVMAHPAGPFLGPDPLAAPEPLPAPDPLPNPLPEGEGAGPWEGEAAREICELVGNLPLALRLAGAYLFQHDEKPAEYRAWLRASTLAALDFGQRRDKSVPVLMAKSVAQLSDAGRAALGVAGCLALTPFDVAPMAAALAVDERAARRALGELVNYELLRRPAERYETTHALVYAYARDRLPVEPPALRRLGAYYNSLARTESAKGLPGYQRLDPERGHILALLPRLAAAGEWATANRLVWAVHSWLGIQGYPRDRIGALEVGLAAAQALNDQYDQAAHLGHLGNAYADLGQVARAIGQYDEALEIYREIGDRHNEGVWLGNLGLAYADLGQVERAIELYEAALAVAREIGDRRGEGQRLGNLGIAYRNLGQVERAIELYEAALAVAREIGDRRGEGADLGNMGNAYADLGQVERAIEVYEAALAVAREIGDRRGEGNHLGNLGNAYLDLGQVERAIEQYEAALAVAREIGDRRGEGNRLGNLGIAYRNLGQVERAIELYEAALAVAREVGDRRGEGNHLYNRALALEKLARPDQAIESMAAALAAYESIDAPTMAAKAREELARLRGAAG; this is encoded by the coding sequence ATGGACGCACCCGATCCCTCACCCCTCGATTTCGACCTGAGGCTTCGCCTCGCCGCCGACCGGGTCTTGCGGGCCGTCACTCTCCGGCGACAGGCGAAAGTGGCCGTCCTGGCCTCGGCCGCGCTGTCGATCGTGGCCGCTGTCCAACCCGGCCTGCTCCCCCCGGATTTAATCGTCCTCAAAGACCTGCTCAACGTGGGGGCAATTAGCTCCCTCTTGCAAGACGTGGCCGCCGGCGACAAGCTGACCGACGAACAGATCGCCGCGCGCATGGCGGCGACGCTGCCGCTCAACCGGCTGGACGAACTGGCCATTGGGCAGCGCGATTTGCTGCGCGCCCTCACCAGCCAGGACACCTGGCGGCAGCAGATGTTGCGCCTGCAAAAGGAAGACATTGAGACCGGCGCGCGCCTGCTGGCCGCCTTCGCCCCCTTGCCCGGCGATCTGGCCGCCATCCAGGCGAGTTTGGCCCAGACCGCCACGCGCGAACAGCTGGATGACTTGACGCGGCTCATCAAAGAGCACGTGCTGCCGCTCCAGACCCAACGCGTCCCGCCTGTCCCCCTACAACTCCCCCCAGCCGCCACCCACTTCACCGGCCGCGCCCCCGAACTGGCCGCCCTGCTGGCCGCGCTCCAACCCGGCCGCATCGTCACCCTCTACGGCCCCGGCGGCATCGGCAAGACGGCCTTGTCGGCCGAGGCATTGCGGGCGCTACTGGCCGAGCAGAACCCTCCCCCAACCCCTCCCGAAGGGAGGGGGGCCGGACTCCCTCTCCCTCCGGGAGAGGGTTGGGGAGAGGGCGTCCGGCTCCCTCTCCCCTTGGGAGAGGGCTGGGGAGAGGGCGTCCGGCTCCCTCTCCCCTTGGGAGAGGGCTGGGGAGAGGGTCTTCCTCCCCGCTTCCCCGGCGGCGTCCTCTTCCACACCTTCTACGGCCGCCCCGCCGCCGCCGAAGCCGCGGCCGACTTCGCCCGCGCCTATGGCCTGGACCCCAACCCCGACCCCTTCGCCGCCCTCGGCGCGGCCCTGCGCGGCCGGGTGGCCCTGCTCATCCTCGACGGCGCGGAGGAGGCCGACGACCTCCACCAGCTATTGGCCCGGCGCGACCGCTGCGGCGTGCTCATCACCAGCCGGAAGCGGGCCGACGTGGTGGACGTGGGCATTGAGGTCGAGCGGCTGCCGTTGGATAAGGCGCTGGAGTTGTTGTGGGTTATGGCGCACCCCGCGGGCCCTTTCCTCGGGCCAGACCCTCTCGCCGCGCCAGAGCCTCTCCCCGCGCCAGACCCTCTCCCCAACCCTCTCCCTGAGGGAGAGGGGGCCGGACCGTGGGAGGGGGAGGCCGCGCGGGAGATCTGCGAACTGGTCGGCAACCTGCCGCTGGCCTTGCGGCTGGCCGGGGCCTATCTGTTCCAACACGACGAGAAACCGGCCGAGTATCGGGCCTGGCTGCGCGCCTCGACGCTGGCGGCGCTGGACTTCGGCCAACGGCGGGACAAGAGCGTGCCCGTCCTGATGGCTAAGTCCGTGGCCCAACTGAGCGACGCGGGGCGGGCGGCGTTGGGCGTGGCCGGCTGCCTGGCCCTGACCCCGTTCGACGTTGCGCCAATGGCCGCCGCGCTGGCCGTGGACGAGCGCGCCGCCCGCCGGGCGCTGGGCGAACTGGTCAACTACGAACTGTTGCGCCGCCCGGCCGAACGGTACGAGACGACCCACGCCCTGGTCTACGCCTACGCCCGCGACCGGCTGCCCGTAGAGCCGCCCGCGCTGCGGCGGCTGGGCGCGTATTACAATTCACTGGCGCGAACCGAGAGCGCCAAAGGCCTGCCCGGCTACCAACGGCTCGACCCGGAACGCGGCCATATCCTGGCCCTGCTGCCCCGGCTGGCGGCGGCCGGGGAATGGGCCACGGCCAACCGGCTGGTCTGGGCGGTGCACTCGTGGCTAGGCATTCAGGGCTACCCGCGCGACCGGATCGGTGCGCTGGAGGTGGGGCTGGCCGCGGCGCAAGCGCTCAACGATCAATATGATCAGGCGGCGCACTTAGGCCATCTGGGCAACGCCTACGCCGACCTTGGGCAGGTGGCGCGGGCCATCGGGCAGTACGATGAGGCGCTGGAGATATACCGCGAGATCGGCGACAGGCACAATGAGGGAGTGTGGTTGGGCAACCTGGGTCTGGCCTACGCCGACCTGGGGCAGGTGGAGCGGGCCATCGAATTGTACGAGGCGGCGCTGGCCGTGGCCCGCGAGATCGGCGACCGGCGCGGCGAGGGGCAACGCCTGGGCAACCTGGGCATCGCCTACCGCAACCTGGGGCAGGTGGAGCGGGCCATCGAACTGTACGAGGCGGCGCTGGCCGTGGCCCGCGAAATCGGCGACCGGCGTGGCGAGGGGGCCGACCTGGGCAACATGGGCAACGCCTACGCCGACCTGGGGCAGGTGGAGCGGGCCATCGAAGTCTACGAGGCGGCGTTGGCAGTCGCCCGCGAGATCGGCGACCGGCGCGGCGAGGGGAACCACCTGGGCAACCTGGGCAACGCCTACCTAGACCTGGGGCAGGTGGAGCGGGCCATCGAGCAGTACGAGGCGGCGCTGGCCGTAGCCCGCGAGATCGGCGACCGGCGCGGCGAGGGGAACCGTTTGGGCAACCTGGGCATCGCCTACCGCAACCTGGGGCAGGTGGAGCGTGCCATCGAACTGTACGAGGCGGCGCTGGCCGTGGCCCGCGAGGTCGGCGACCGGCGTGGCGAGGGCAACCACCTGTACAATCGCGCATTGGCGCTGGAGAAGTTGGCGCGGCCGGATCAGGCTATCGAATCAATGGCCGCCGCGTTGGCCGCCTATGAATCCATCGACGCCCCAACCATGGCCGCCAAAGCCCGCGAGGAATTGGCCCGCCTGCGCGGCGCGGCCGGTTGA
- a CDS encoding right-handed parallel beta-helix repeat-containing protein, translating to MSTHNSTRRRVVMAVILGLLLVSLGALTASADSQVIDFESYTVGNINGQDGWIKTNANFDAAIVNQSTFGLAYPAFGSRSLRISNAYTVGSFGDQTFSKPLVDEAGETSAANNGMSGGTRQPYYEATFDFASTVPGAEQPGLMVGVSPDRGDGARMSLFRLYDKPAGLEVEFYDFDQTRPGTCVDGLDFQPATVATGLARNAVHNVRITMNFIDGVNNDVVKVYVDGGLVHTGTSWEDYFRDCEPNPTRTVDSLLFRASGTAAPATSGNGFLIDNVSQYSGPEPCTTTCYVDDAAGSDSNGGTSPSDAFLTIQKALDTVQPGGTVRVLPGDYSETASDRLVLEGTPHQEGPYVFGLFMEKDGVTLQGVTAADVAITDPTLTEALIETNSTAGFGPDGIFVQGDNITIAGVEIGTNCCGQNKTIEIIGDGFTLKDNFVSDQWGSIYFGDWQFDTDTNTSHIQSYTIDNNDFADGVSVDLANGTGLTGPIAGRTITDNEFTFSAGEYWATISFTGSGTGVEWFIHSVGGAIITGNTFHNTDHGAEIWIRARGDYDNAQFNWQSYWDDNTFDTAVMFGSNPPTVPGEYSYSSGSYTFNHVRRIGAMIQPEVDHAAAGDTVLIAPGSYPENVVVDKALTLTGAGDGTNPAVDTILEGTDLSGVGIFINSGITDVTIEELRVQNYTGASSSGIWGDGSNSDFVARNLTVHNNGNGSVAGGGIRLSAGGGIDNVLITGNTLSNNTGRGFVIWDGYKTNITITNNTVTGNNCCGIELQDGTASGVTMTGNTVTGNVDSGMSAVGLMAGAGPNVIANNTLTNNGRFGIEIKLPNGTGQTSGDGSIVVENNTVTLTVPKVDLRDFAGIAAFRRGWVSGYNNVDIPTGVVIRNNTVSGYQQSSTSDGFGIVVEGTNMHVSGNTLNNNDVGVQVQAGHTPYVANTGTNGDQEFQGDLYFGRGNSPVGCAVIGSNTFSGNTVNTRNVNAGGGVVTNVNTSETFCSIQAAINDAQTLNGHVIEASAGTYVETVAVNKEVTIRGADPTTTIIDPPPSGNALNITVGNVTIEDLKITDAAQGARLSGAIANITFDNVHFVNNTSRGIEMQNGATLLISNVQVLNSLFDNNVVGVRMSSTTRVDGVLIENTTFQNHTGSGFNQANDNAAGWVKNLTVKDSTFTNNGTTSGHAGVYAEEFSNVLIEESTFTGNLFGINLFDYYSTAASVTTNVTIRNNTFTDHKSTTIALKSATSDPNAQLFLIEDNTITQNVGALVGAAQAHLAVTLSSSTVNGAVDVVDNTLTFSGTFPTGILATYGIYLAGGAQDVRVENNAIDGGNVGTNGAAIPSSGIRIVTSTFQTNADIVATKNTINNFVNGVVIHNGSNVPGGVQATSVVQIIRNNLSANSAYGIQSGPAVDSDGTCNWWGNASGPAGVGPGTGSPVSVNVDYTPWLFSNDLDGACYTPGTITVVKQTTPEGDTTLFEFDPSWGANFTLADNGSASSGPLAPGNYSVAEVNIPAGYVATGSSCTNGVATVAPSAITLGDGENWTCTFNNAKQGSITVAKETTPNGDPTLFTFNPSWSATDFTLSDGQNHSSGPLAAGSYDVAEAGNPAWVLTSATCDNAATVPVETVNPAAITVANGDAWTCTFNNAKKGTITVAKETTPNGDPTLFTFNPSWSATDFTLSDGQNHSSGPLTAGSYSVVETVNPAYALTSASCVNGAATADPSSITVANGDAWVCTFNNAKKGTITVTKQTLPDGDPTLFTFDPSWSASNFSLSDGQSASSGPLTAGSFNVAEINIPAGWALTNATCANGLATADPSSITVANGDAWVCTFTNTKQGTVTVIKQTLPDADPTVFEFNQSWAGPNILLSDGQSANSGPLAAGTYSVAEVNIPSAWVLTNASCANGAATADPSSITVANGDAWVCTFTNAKKGTISVIKQTTPDGDPTLFSFDPSWSASNFTLSDGQSASSGPLAAGSYSVVELAAPANWTLSSASCTNGVTTVAPNAIVLANNEAWTCTFNNTYDPPGDGNLYIAPNRNNGVVGGVAYMDEDIVVNALGTNSWAMYFDGSDVGITKNLTDFTFTPDGCMLMTFNGNQNVPGVGLVKPQDLVKFCATQTGTTTAGTFTMYFDGSDVGLAAGGEIIDAVEVRPNGDLVISTKGTANIPQPPAAPVKAKKNDLLIFHGTQYGPTTMGTWDVFFSNQLVTGLKKENIISLYIDGAQGKYVSFWDGYNVGGVIGDANDILIIHPNNTVTKFWEGSDWGYTGRVHGLHIVP from the coding sequence ATGTCTACACACAATTCGACGCGGCGGCGCGTCGTGATGGCCGTTATTCTCGGCCTGTTGTTGGTGTCGTTGGGAGCCTTGACGGCCTCGGCCGATTCCCAGGTCATCGACTTTGAGTCCTACACCGTGGGCAATATCAACGGCCAAGACGGCTGGATTAAGACGAACGCCAACTTTGACGCGGCCATCGTCAATCAGTCAACCTTCGGCCTGGCCTATCCAGCCTTCGGCAGCCGCAGCTTGCGCATTTCCAATGCCTATACCGTCGGTTCGTTCGGCGACCAGACATTCAGCAAGCCGCTGGTCGACGAAGCGGGCGAGACGAGCGCGGCCAACAATGGCATGTCGGGCGGCACGCGCCAGCCCTACTATGAGGCCACGTTCGACTTTGCCTCGACCGTGCCCGGCGCGGAGCAGCCCGGCCTGATGGTCGGCGTTAGCCCCGACCGCGGCGACGGAGCGCGCATGAGCCTGTTCCGCCTGTATGACAAACCGGCCGGCCTGGAAGTCGAATTCTACGATTTCGACCAGACGCGGCCGGGTACGTGCGTCGATGGCCTGGACTTCCAGCCTGCCACCGTCGCCACCGGTCTGGCGCGCAACGCCGTCCACAACGTGCGCATCACGATGAATTTCATCGACGGCGTGAACAATGACGTGGTGAAGGTCTATGTCGATGGCGGTCTGGTCCATACCGGCACGAGTTGGGAAGATTATTTCCGCGATTGCGAACCTAACCCGACGCGCACGGTCGATTCACTGCTGTTCCGCGCCAGCGGCACGGCCGCGCCAGCCACCAGCGGCAACGGCTTCCTCATTGACAATGTGAGCCAGTATTCCGGCCCGGAGCCCTGCACCACCACCTGCTACGTGGACGACGCGGCGGGCAGCGACAGCAACGGCGGCACCAGCCCGAGCGACGCCTTCCTGACAATCCAGAAGGCGCTCGACACGGTACAGCCCGGCGGCACCGTGCGCGTGTTGCCCGGCGACTATAGCGAGACGGCGTCCGACCGCCTCGTGCTGGAAGGCACGCCGCACCAGGAAGGCCCGTACGTGTTCGGCCTGTTCATGGAGAAGGACGGCGTCACCCTCCAGGGCGTGACCGCCGCCGACGTAGCCATCACCGACCCGACGTTAACCGAGGCCCTCATCGAGACCAACTCGACGGCCGGCTTCGGCCCCGACGGTATCTTCGTCCAGGGCGATAACATCACCATCGCCGGCGTGGAGATCGGCACGAACTGCTGCGGCCAGAACAAGACGATCGAGATCATCGGCGACGGCTTCACCCTGAAGGATAACTTCGTCAGTGACCAGTGGGGTTCGATCTACTTCGGTGACTGGCAGTTTGACACCGACACGAACACGTCCCACATCCAGAGCTACACCATTGACAACAACGATTTTGCCGATGGTGTCAGCGTCGATCTGGCCAATGGCACCGGTCTGACCGGCCCGATCGCCGGCCGGACGATCACCGATAACGAATTCACCTTTTCGGCCGGCGAATATTGGGCGACCATCAGCTTCACCGGCTCGGGCACCGGCGTGGAGTGGTTCATCCATTCCGTCGGCGGCGCGATCATCACCGGCAACACCTTCCACAATACCGATCATGGGGCCGAGATCTGGATTCGCGCCCGCGGCGATTACGACAACGCGCAGTTCAACTGGCAGTCGTACTGGGATGACAACACCTTCGATACGGCCGTCATGTTCGGTTCCAATCCGCCGACCGTGCCCGGTGAATATAGCTACAGCAGTGGGTCGTACACGTTCAACCACGTGCGGCGCATTGGGGCCATGATTCAACCGGAAGTGGACCATGCCGCCGCCGGCGACACGGTGCTCATCGCCCCCGGAAGCTACCCGGAGAACGTGGTGGTCGATAAGGCGTTGACGCTGACCGGCGCGGGCGACGGCACGAACCCGGCCGTCGATACCATCCTGGAAGGGACGGACCTCAGCGGTGTGGGTATCTTCATCAACTCGGGCATCACCGACGTTACCATCGAGGAGTTGCGCGTCCAGAATTATACCGGCGCGAGCAGCAGCGGTATCTGGGGCGATGGCAGCAACAGTGACTTCGTGGCCCGGAACCTGACCGTCCACAATAACGGCAACGGCAGTGTCGCCGGCGGGGGCATCCGCCTCAGCGCCGGGGGCGGTATCGACAACGTGTTGATTACCGGCAATACGCTGAGCAACAACACGGGCCGCGGCTTCGTTATCTGGGACGGCTACAAGACCAACATCACCATCACCAACAACACCGTGACCGGCAACAACTGCTGCGGCATCGAGTTGCAGGACGGCACGGCCAGCGGTGTGACGATGACGGGCAACACGGTGACGGGCAACGTCGACAGCGGCATGTCGGCCGTGGGCCTTATGGCCGGCGCGGGGCCGAACGTCATCGCCAACAATACGCTGACCAACAACGGCCGCTTCGGCATCGAGATCAAGCTGCCCAACGGCACGGGGCAGACCAGCGGCGACGGCAGTATCGTCGTCGAGAACAACACCGTGACGCTGACGGTACCGAAGGTCGACCTGCGCGACTTCGCCGGCATCGCCGCCTTCCGCCGCGGCTGGGTCTCCGGCTATAACAACGTCGACATCCCCACCGGCGTCGTCATCCGCAACAATACGGTCAGCGGCTACCAGCAGTCCAGCACCAGCGACGGCTTCGGCATCGTCGTGGAAGGCACGAACATGCACGTGAGCGGCAACACGTTGAATAACAACGATGTCGGCGTGCAGGTTCAGGCCGGGCACACGCCCTACGTCGCCAACACCGGCACCAACGGTGACCAGGAATTCCAGGGCGACCTATACTTCGGCCGCGGCAATTCGCCCGTCGGTTGCGCCGTTATCGGCAGCAACACCTTCAGCGGCAACACGGTCAACACTCGCAACGTCAACGCGGGCGGCGGCGTGGTCACCAACGTGAACACGAGTGAGACGTTCTGTAGCATCCAGGCGGCCATCAATGACGCCCAGACGCTGAACGGCCACGTCATCGAGGCGTCGGCCGGAACGTATGTCGAGACCGTGGCGGTCAACAAGGAAGTGACGATCCGTGGTGCTGACCCGACGACGACGATCATCGACCCGCCGCCTTCGGGCAACGCCCTGAACATCACCGTCGGCAACGTGACCATCGAAGACCTGAAGATCACTGACGCCGCCCAGGGCGCGCGCCTGTCCGGGGCCATTGCCAACATCACCTTCGACAACGTTCACTTCGTGAACAACACGTCGCGGGGCATTGAGATGCAGAATGGCGCGACGCTGCTCATCAGCAACGTGCAGGTGCTCAACAGCCTCTTCGATAACAACGTCGTCGGCGTCCGCATGTCTTCCACCACCAGGGTCGATGGTGTCCTGATTGAAAACACAACCTTCCAGAACCACACCGGTTCGGGGTTCAATCAGGCCAACGACAACGCCGCCGGCTGGGTGAAGAACCTGACGGTGAAGGACAGCACTTTCACCAACAACGGCACCACCAGCGGCCATGCCGGGGTCTATGCGGAAGAGTTCAGCAATGTCCTCATCGAGGAGTCGACCTTCACCGGCAACCTGTTCGGCATCAACCTGTTCGACTACTACTCCACGGCCGCGTCGGTGACCACCAACGTCACCATCCGCAACAATACGTTCACCGACCACAAGTCAACGACCATCGCCCTGAAGTCCGCCACGAGCGACCCGAACGCCCAACTGTTCCTGATCGAGGACAACACGATCACTCAGAACGTTGGCGCGCTGGTCGGCGCGGCCCAGGCCCATCTCGCCGTGACGTTATCCTCCTCGACTGTCAATGGCGCGGTGGATGTGGTCGATAACACGCTCACCTTCTCGGGCACGTTCCCGACCGGCATTCTGGCGACCTACGGCATCTACCTCGCCGGTGGGGCCCAGGATGTCCGTGTCGAGAACAACGCGATCGACGGCGGCAACGTCGGCACCAACGGCGCGGCAATTCCCAGCTCCGGCATCCGGATTGTCACGTCTACTTTCCAGACCAATGCCGACATCGTCGCCACCAAGAACACGATCAACAACTTCGTCAACGGCGTTGTCATCCACAACGGCAGCAACGTTCCGGGCGGCGTCCAGGCGACTTCGGTCGTGCAGATCATCCGCAACAACCTGAGCGCCAACTCCGCTTACGGCATCCAGAGCGGGCCGGCCGTTGACAGCGACGGCACCTGCAACTGGTGGGGCAACGCCAGCGGCCCGGCGGGCGTAGGCCCGGGCACGGGTTCGCCGGTCAGCGTCAACGTGGACTACACCCCCTGGCTCTTCAGCAACGACCTCGACGGCGCCTGCTACACCCCCGGCACAATCACCGTGGTGAAGCAGACCACGCCCGAGGGCGACACGACGCTGTTCGAGTTCGACCCGTCGTGGGGGGCCAACTTCACGCTGGCCGATAACGGCAGCGCCAGCAGCGGGCCGCTGGCCCCCGGCAACTACAGCGTGGCCGAGGTCAACATCCCGGCCGGCTACGTGGCGACCGGCTCCTCCTGCACCAATGGGGTGGCGACGGTTGCGCCGTCCGCCATCACGCTGGGCGACGGCGAAAACTGGACGTGCACGTTCAACAACGCCAAGCAGGGGTCGATCACCGTGGCCAAGGAGACGACGCCCAACGGTGACCCGACGCTGTTCACCTTCAACCCGTCGTGGAGCGCGACTGACTTCACGCTGAGCGACGGCCAGAACCACAGCAGCGGGCCGCTGGCCGCCGGCAGCTACGACGTGGCCGAGGCCGGCAATCCGGCCTGGGTGCTGACCAGCGCCACCTGCGACAACGCGGCGACGGTGCCGGTCGAAACGGTCAATCCGGCGGCCATCACCGTAGCCAACGGCGACGCCTGGACGTGCACCTTCAACAATGCCAAGAAGGGCACGATCACCGTGGCCAAGGAGACGACGCCCAACGGTGACCCGACGCTGTTCACCTTCAACCCGTCGTGGAGCGCGACTGACTTCACGCTGAGCGACGGCCAGAACCACAGCAGCGGGCCGCTGACGGCCGGCAGCTACAGCGTGGTCGAAACCGTCAACCCGGCCTACGCGCTGACCAGCGCCTCGTGCGTCAACGGCGCGGCGACGGCCGACCCCAGCAGCATCACCGTGGCCAACGGCGACGCCTGGGTCTGCACCTTCAACAATGCCAAGAAGGGCACGATCACCGTCACGAAGCAGACGCTGCCCGACGGCGACCCGACCCTGTTCACCTTTGACCCGTCGTGGAGCGCGAGTAACTTCTCGCTGAGCGACGGCCAGAGCGCGAGCAGCGGGCCGCTGACGGCCGGCAGCTTCAACGTGGCCGAGATCAACATCCCGGCCGGCTGGGCGCTGACCAACGCGACGTGCGCCAACGGCCTGGCGACGGCCGACCCCAGCAGCATCACCGTGGCCAACGGCGACGCCTGGGTCTGCACCTTCACCAACACCAAGCAGGGCACGGTCACCGTCATCAAGCAGACGCTGCCCGACGCCGACCCGACGGTGTTCGAGTTCAACCAGTCGTGGGCCGGGCCGAACATCCTGCTGAGCGACGGCCAGAGCGCGAACAGCGGGCCGCTGGCCGCCGGCACATACTCGGTGGCCGAGGTGAACATCCCGTCCGCCTGGGTGCTGACCAACGCCTCGTGCGCCAACGGCGCGGCGACGGCCGACCCCAGCAGCATCACCGTCGCTAACGGCGATGCCTGGGTGTGCACCTTCACCAATGCCAAGAAGGGCACCATCTCGGTCATCAAGCAGACGACGCCCGATGGCGACCCGACGCTGTTCAGCTTTGACCCGTCGTGGAGCGCGAGTAACTTCACGCTGAGCGACGGCCAGAGCGCCAGCAGCGGGCCGCTGGCGGCCGGCAGCTACTCGGTGGTCGAGCTGGCCGCGCCGGCCAACTGGACGCTGAGCAGCGCCAGCTGCACCAACGGCGTGACGACCGTGGCCCCCAACGCCATCGTTCTGGCGAACAACGAGGCCTGGACGTGCACGTTCAACAACACCTACGACCCGCCCGGCGACGGCAATCTCTACATCGCCCCCAACCGCAACAACGGCGTGGTCGGCGGCGTGGCCTACATGGACGAGGACATCGTCGTCAATGCGCTGGGCACGAATAGCTGGGCGATGTACTTCGACGGCTCCGACGTGGGCATCACCAAGAATCTGACCGACTTCACCTTCACGCCCGACGGCTGTATGCTGATGACCTTCAACGGCAATCAGAACGTGCCGGGGGTGGGGCTGGTGAAGCCGCAAGACCTGGTGAAGTTCTGCGCGACGCAGACGGGCACGACGACGGCCGGGACGTTCACGATGTACTTCGACGGCTCCGACGTGGGGCTGGCCGCGGGCGGCGAGATCATCGACGCGGTGGAAGTGCGGCCCAATGGCGACCTGGTGATCAGCACCAAGGGGACGGCCAACATCCCGCAGCCGCCGGCCGCGCCGGTGAAGGCCAAGAAGAACGACCTGCTCATCTTCCACGGCACGCAGTATGGGCCGACGACGATGGGCACGTGGGACGTATTCTTCTCTAACCAGTTGGTGACCGGGCTGAAGAAGGAAAACATCATCAGCCTCTACATCGACGGGGCGCAGGGCAAGTACGTGTCCTTCTGGGACGGCTACAACGTGGGCGGCGTGATTGGCGATGCGAACGACATCCTGATCATCCACCCCAACAACACCGTGACGAAGTTCTGGGAAGGCTCCGATTGGGGCTATACCGGGCGGGTGCATGGGTTGCACATTGTGCCGTAA